In Primulina huaijiensis isolate GDHJ02 unplaced genomic scaffold, ASM1229523v2 scaffold14433, whole genome shotgun sequence, the genomic stretch ATCGAAGCCTCCATCGCCGGTTGGAATCCGATCAGTAACTTGACCGACCCAAAGGTGGTTGAGATAGGGAAGTTTGCGGTGAAAGAGCACAACAAGCGGGCCAATGCCTTGTTAAGCTTTGTGTCAATAGTAAAAGGAGAAACTCAAATAGTTAATGGTATGAATTACAGGCTCATCATCTCCGCCACGGATGCCCTCACTGCAAATGTCGAAAGCAATTACCGGGTGGTTGTTTGGGACAAGCCTTGGAGGAAAGAGAGGCGACTCATTTCGTTTGAGAAGATTGCTTAATTAATGTGTATGTGAAAGAGTATGagtgattttattaaaatctctAGAATAAAGTTTTAGTTACTGAAGTGCCGAGGAGTTGTGCAATTTTGTATTGTTGCATGTTCAAGATTAAAGTATGAAAactttaagaaaaatattcgtTACAATACATGGTCTAGTAGAtagagaattttatatttttagttcaaatatataataacaagatattattaaatcattttagaaaaactcattaatttattaatttatgtcAAGGAACGAACAGAAACCAGTGATCGGCTCACAAAATTATTTGGATGCGAATTCAATATTACGAAAACATATTTACAATAGTTTTTCTGATAAATTGTAACTTATCAAATAGACGAATCTCAAGGACCTAATTCTAAAATTACGCACCCTCaactctaaaaaaaataaaaatcagttGAGGTCAAATTTGATAAACTCTTATGTTTGTTTGACCCATGCACTGGTGGCGTCCTCAATGCCCCAATGTGTAAAGCGTGTTATCATTTCATTGCATGTAAATATCTATTCTAatcgttttaaaaaataaagttataaatGTCATTTTATTGGAGATACAATTTTTTCCATGAATATGACATActtaaaaagcaaaaaaaacaaTTTCTCAACCTCAAGAATTCAAAGATTGAGACGAGATCTTAAATTCAAGGTTCCGAGCAATAAACAAACATGTTTTATGCAAATCacaatgattaaaatttgatgATTGAACATAGATTGCGGATGAAATGAGGTTAACCAAATTGTGAACACAATTAAAAACAATAGAAGATTTCTTGTGAGATGATCTTACAGATTTTTATCAGTTAGACGTGTCAACCATTCCTATGTTAACAATAATAAGCAATacttttggcataaaaagtaatatttttcattggtgACATAAATAGGATCTCTATGTTGCAAAATTAACTTGTGAAATTATGTCATATTTAAACAACTATTTAGAATatccaaattaaataatttctttaaatatcTTTCTCCCATTagtacaactcattaagtaaCGAATTTCTagaacaaaatttaatatattagacAAGCGCAAATTTAGTTTAGTTTGCTGAATTGTGCGATTGATACTTATTAGTAAAGTGTCGCTTTAATATTGTTCAATGTGAAGAAAAATAAACCAaagtgtatgtatgtatgtgtgtgtccgtgtgacaaaaaaagaaaaactcaTTAATTTATGTCAAGGAACGAACAGAAACCAGTGATCGGCTCACAAAATTATTTGGATGCGAATTCAATATTAcgaaaacaaatttaaaatagtttttctgATAAATTGT encodes the following:
- the LOC140965834 gene encoding cysteine proteinase inhibitor 5-like; the protein is MAPKFLSLLLVTFSILLASCSIEASIAGWNPISNLTDPKVVEIGKFAVKEHNKRANALLSFVSIVKGETQIVNGMNYRLIISATDALTANVESNYRVVVWDKPWRKERRLISFEKIA